The genomic region CACGTCCAGCCCGGGCTGGACGACACCCTCGAGCACCTTCACCTTGTGCACGATCAGGCCCTTGACCGGCCGCTGCACGTCGAGCACCTGCAGCTTGACGCCGTCGGCCACGATCAGGCCCTCGTCGGCGATCTGGCCACCGGACTCGGCGTAGAACGGGGTCTTCTCCAGCACGACCTCGACGGTCTCGCCCGGCTCGGCCGCCTGGGCGACCGCGCCTTCGCGCAGGACGCCGCGGATCTGGGAGTCGGTGGCGAGCTCGGTGTAGCCGGTGAACTCGGTGATGCCCTTCTCCCGCAGCTCGCGGTACCCGGAGGTGTCGGCGTGGCCGAGCTTCTTGGCCCGCGCGTCGGCCTTCGCCCGCTCGCGCTGCTCGGTCATCAGCGACCGGAAGCCCTCGGTGTCCACCTGCAGGCCCTGCTCGGCGGCCATCTCGACGGTCAGGTCGATCGGGAAGCCGTAGGTGTCGTGCAGCTGGAACGCCTGCGCGCCGGCCAGCCGCGCCCCGCCCTCGGCCTTCACGTTCTTCACCGCGACGTCGAAGATGCTCGTACCGGCCGTGAGGGTCCGCCGGAACGCGTCCTCCTCGGCGTACGCGATCTGGCTGATCCGGCCGAAGTCGGTCTCCAGCTCGGGGTAGGACTTCTTCATCTGCTCCAGGCTGGTCGGCAGCAGCTCCACCAGGCTGGGGTCCTCGTAGCCGAGCAGGCGCATCGAGCGGACCGCGCGGCGCAGCAGCCGGCGCAGCACGTAGCCGCCCTGCTCGTTGCCCGGGGTGACGCCGTCGCCGATCAGCATCAGCGCGCTGCGGACGTGGTCCGCGACCACCCGGAACCGGACGTCGTCGACGTGGTCCACGCCGTACTTGCGGCCGCTCAGCTCGGCGGCGCGCTCGATCACCGGGAAGATCTCGTCGATCTCGTACATGTTGTCGACGCCCTGCAGCAGGTACGCGACCCGCTCCAGGCCGAGGCCGGTGTCGATGTTCTTGTTCGGCAGCTCGCCGAGGATCGGGTAACCCTCCTTGCCGCCGCCCTCGCCCCGCACGTTCTGCATGAAGACCAGGTTCCAGAACTCCAGGTAGCGGTCGCCCGCCTCCCAGTCCCGGTCGGCGCCGAACTCCGGGCCGCGGTCGATCAGGATCTCCGAGCACGGGCCGCACGGGCCGGGCACGCCCATCGACCAGAAGTTGTCCTTCATGCCCAGCCGGACGATCCGGTCGTCGGGCAGCCCGGCGACCCGCTTCCAGATGTCGATCGCCTCGTCGTCCTCGTAGTACACCGAGGCGTAGAGCACCGACTCGTCGAAGCCGTAGCCGCCCTCGCTCTGCGGCTTGGTGACCAGGTCCCAGGCGTACTCGATCGCCTGGTCCTTGAAGTAGTCGCCGAACGAGAAGTTGCCGTTCATCTGGAAGAACGTGCCGTGCCGGGTGGTCTTGCCGACCTCCTCGATGTCGAGGGTCCGGACACACTTCTGCACGCTGGTCGCGCGCGGGTACGGCGGGGTCTGCTGGCCGACGAAGTACGGGACGAACTGGGCCATGCCGGCCACGTTGAACAGCAGGTTCGGGTCCGGCGACGGCAGCGGTGCGCTCGGGACCACCGTGTGACCGCGGTCCTCGAAGTACTGCAGGAACCGCCGCCTGATCTCACTGGTTTCCATGGGTGTTACCGGTAGTCCTCACGATCGTCTGATGCTGTGTCGATACCGAGCGCGTCACGCAGCTCGGTCTCCCGTTCGGCCATCCCGGCCCGGACCTCGTCGCCGAAGTGCCGGATCGCGGCGGCCACCTTGTCGGCCGAGGCCTGCAGGCTCTCCGGGGCCAGC from Kribbella flavida DSM 17836 harbors:
- the alaS gene encoding alanine--tRNA ligase; translation: METSEIRRRFLQYFEDRGHTVVPSAPLPSPDPNLLFNVAGMAQFVPYFVGQQTPPYPRATSVQKCVRTLDIEEVGKTTRHGTFFQMNGNFSFGDYFKDQAIEYAWDLVTKPQSEGGYGFDESVLYASVYYEDDEAIDIWKRVAGLPDDRIVRLGMKDNFWSMGVPGPCGPCSEILIDRGPEFGADRDWEAGDRYLEFWNLVFMQNVRGEGGGKEGYPILGELPNKNIDTGLGLERVAYLLQGVDNMYEIDEIFPVIERAAELSGRKYGVDHVDDVRFRVVADHVRSALMLIGDGVTPGNEQGGYVLRRLLRRAVRSMRLLGYEDPSLVELLPTSLEQMKKSYPELETDFGRISQIAYAEEDAFRRTLTAGTSIFDVAVKNVKAEGGARLAGAQAFQLHDTYGFPIDLTVEMAAEQGLQVDTEGFRSLMTEQRERAKADARAKKLGHADTSGYRELREKGITEFTGYTELATDSQIRGVLREGAVAQAAEPGETVEVVLEKTPFYAESGGQIADEGLIVADGVKLQVLDVQRPVKGLIVHKVKVLEGVVQPGLDVHAQVDHEWRVEACQAHSGTHVVHAALRQVLGPTALQSGSYNKPGYLRLDFAWSSALDQATRSEIEEVANLAVRQDLPVSAQYMTLPEAREWGALALFGETYDEQVRVVEIGGPWSRELCGGTHVKHSSQVGALTVTSESSVGAGVRRLEAFVGLEALRFLGRERSLVRLLSENLKTRPEELPAKVADLAERLRAAEKELEKVRASQVMAAAGELAASPKDVFGVAYVGHRAPDGVNGGDLRKLALDVRGRMPADKPAVVALVGVNDGKPAVVVALNDTAREWRLKAGDLVRVAAEQLGGRGGGKDDVAQGGGTDPAGADKALSAVEHAVGQLVTG
- a CDS encoding DUF6167 family protein; translated protein: MIKRILWFVIGTLAGVYAVTRLKKRAQQLAPESLQASADKVAAAIRHFGDEVRAGMAERETELRDALGIDTASDDREDYR